One window of Schistocerca cancellata isolate TAMUIC-IGC-003103 chromosome 9, iqSchCanc2.1, whole genome shotgun sequence genomic DNA carries:
- the LOC126100163 gene encoding fatty acid-binding protein, muscle-like — protein MVKQFSGKSYALDAASLENMETFLDASGVTDATHRQLALSAKDTLTLTLEGDKVTDVTQLGEYKHVLTYRLGEEFTEDTAGRKRKSTVTQRGADTLVKVEKYEDGKTVTIEKTFSADKMVATLTIGNVTAKRIYKAV, from the exons ATGGTGAAACAGTTCTCAGGAAAGAGCTACGCACTCGACGCGGCCAGCTTGGAAAACATGGAGACGTTTCTCGACGCCAGCG GAGTGACAGACGCCACACACCGCCAGCTGGCTCTGTCAGCGAAGGACACCCTGACTCTGACACTGGAGGGTGACAAGGTGACGGATGTGACCCAGCTGGGCGAGTACAAACACGTGCTGACATACCGCCTGGGGGAGGAGTTCACAGAGGACACAGCCGGCCGCAAGAGGAAGAGCACCGTCACCCAAAGGGGCGCCGACACACTGGTCAAGGTCGAGAAGTACGAAGACGGCAAGACCGTCACCATAGAGAAGACCTTCAGCGCCGACAAGATGGTCGCG ACCCTCACTATCGGCAACGTCACAGCAAAAAGGATCTACAAGGCAGTTTGA